The Antechinus flavipes isolate AdamAnt ecotype Samford, QLD, Australia chromosome 4, AdamAnt_v2, whole genome shotgun sequence genomic interval ATCTATGTAGGTCATATTCAACAATAACAGCTATGAAAGAACATTCAATGCAtcaaagatttgtttttgttattttctaagcATTATATAAAACCCTTTCCTGGTACATCTCAGGATATCCAATGTTTTAATACTTAGGCAACACTGGCTTATAAAGTCCATGGTTGAACATAAGCCTCCAaagtttgtttctctctctctctttctctctctctctctctctttttttttttttgtgtgtgttttgttcgtatatatttatatatatattttaataagtaaGGATATGAAATTCAGGATTTGTGGGTCTTGTTGGTTTTGAAGGAAACTTGCAACACTCGGTCTCCCAGGCGGTATCCGTTAAGGCTGGCGATCGCCATGGCGGCCTCATCGTAGTTGGTCATGGTGACAAAACCGAACCCCTTGCACTTGTTGGTGTTGAAGTCGCGAATGACTTTGACGTTGTTAACAGCCCCGAAGGGGCCGAACAGCTGCCAGAGCACGCTTTCGTCGGAGTCGGGGGACAGATTGTAGACAAAGATGCACCAGCCCGTCCCGGTGTGCCCCGGGATGTTCATTCCTACCAGGCTTGTCATCCCGTCGATTGTGATGGGGGAGAACCTAATGAGcaaagagaggaggggggaggctTCGAGGTGTTGCTCTGAGCCAGGGGTCACCCCCCCTCCACCTCAAACCCCAAtgcacacagagacatacacagaacATACAGAGCTTAAGGTCTGTCCCTGGTGTGGAGGATtacaaatcacacacacacacacacaccccgatCAGAAATCCGGAGCATTTTCTTTTGATATGGGAGAGGGTCTGGGAGTGCTCTCTGACTGGACCAGACAAATTTTTAAGCTCTCTCTGAGAggaaactgtgggaactgagtgtggatcacaacatagcattttgacttcttttgttgttgtttgcttgcattttattttttctcatttttttcctttctgatctaattcttcttgtgcagcatgataattgtataaatacatatgcctcTATTAGATTTACATTTtaccatctttaacatatattggattacttgccatctaggagagaagatgggaggaagggggaggggggattggaatacaaggatttgcaagggttaagggtgaaaaattatcctcgtatatgtttgaaaataaaaagcttcaataaaaaagatttCTCTTTACATATTCCATTTGCATTTAGAAGAATGGAGAGTTTTTGTGTTacaagttttctttgttttttttttaatggagaaaaggaagagaataaatttcttgttaattgaaaaataattactcataatttaaaaaaagattggcCTTGAAAAAAAGGGCTCCTCTGATGGTCACCCCAAAggctaatcatttctttttttttttaaattttattttatttaataataactttgtattgacagaatccatgaaaggctaatcatttcacaactttactCAACTTTGGACCTTTGGTTCTGCATATCATGCTATCACTGCAAGAAGGCCCTGGAAATTCTGCCCCTTCCTGCCCTTCCAGTCTGGAAGCCTCAGCCCTTCCCACCTCTCTATTAGGGGAGTGTTGAAAGGAAGACCATTGGATGGATTGGTGAATGTGCCTGCTCTAACTGGGTTCttagaaaactgaaattctacttcagagtttattcaatttttttttgggggggtgggtgTCAATGACCTTATTAATTAGGAAACTCCCTGAGTTGGCCCAAACTTTGTCCATTGGCAGTTTGTTAAGAGAAAAGTCTGGGGACCATTTTAAGGGGGtcaaaaagctggaaagactgTGCCCAAGGCCATATAATCCTCAAGAAACCTCCCTGAATGCAGACCCTCTCTCTGCAGGACAGAGTAGTAACTACCACCTCCCTCGAGTGCCTTTTGGCTTGCAAGAACATCTTCCTCTCTACAACCGTGGTGGAGGCCAATGgacctcatttcacagatgagggagCTGAGGTTTAGCGAGGGGAAGGGGTTGAGATGTGAACAAAGGCCTCTTTCCCTACAAAGTAGGCTGTTCCTTCCCACCTCACATGGAGAACTGCAGTGACAAGTATATTCACTACAAAATCCTAGTCATCTCATCCCAGGGATTCTGTGCACTCAGAGAACCTGACCTTAGGAATAGTGCTTTacaacatatagtaggtgctgcagaaatactattttttaaattttaaaattattttttattatataaattatattttattataaaaataaattatataagtaaataaaaattaaaataaattttatttttaaagtattttaaaattaatttataaaatgttatttaattatttttaacaatctttttatttaattaaattttaaaaaattaaaatctggaAAGTTGGCCATGTGTAATTGTCATTTTGatcttgaatatttttaaaaagtttattagcAATCACTTGATATGTTCAAGGTGCCAGACTAGGGATGAAACTAGAGGTACCAGGAAGGTGACCCTAACTCACTTTCAGCACATGCCCTCAGCCTCCCTTTCTCCACACTACAGCACGTCTGGCTATGTTTGGCCTTCAAGACAGGGGCTGAAGAGGTGACgtgagagggagaggagaatgCTGGGGCACAAGAACAAGAGGtactcttccttctcctcaggCTTGTGACGCAAGTCTATGGTGAAGGCTGAGAGTTTGTATTTAGGGAGTCACTTACCGTACAGGGTAGGGATGGGTGGTTAAAACGTTGTCTGGTTAAAAAGTGTAAATGTTCGCCCAGACGTGGGAGGGGTGTGGGAATCAGGCACTAactgaaggagaagggaagaccATGTGTGTCTAGTCAGTTGGTAAGGCACAAACACGAGTCAAAGGACAGGTCACATTGACAGGACACCCACACCTGCTCCGCCCCGCCCACCCGTCAGGGAAACTCCCGTGGATGCAGGACGAGGAGTTCTGAGATCGAGCCTCGACCTGGAGTCCAAGCTGACCCCCTGACCCCAACCCGAGCCCCCAAACTTCTTGAAATGAAACAACAAAAGAACGCAAAGAACCAAAAGAAAGTTGGTATAGGTTAAACCTGTGAACAGAAGACGCCCAAGATCAGTTAAGGTGTACACAGTTACACTCCAGAGCCCAATTAAAGGTGAAGTTAGGAGGCAGGGGACAGAGGCAACCCCTGCAACCGCCTCTTAGTCACGGTCGGCCACCTCTGACCCGAGTCTTTCCATGGCCGTTGTGGAATTGTCAACTATGGTAAGTAAAATTGTTTAATCTGATGTAATCACGTCAGATTATTGTCCTGTCAATAATGTCATTTGTAGGAGTCTGTGCCTTCTAATGGTATCTGGGCACTGTTTGAACTACTGTtcaaaggacctcagaggcctcTGAAGTTGGAATTATTTGCCCAAGGCCATCTAGGTAGTCAGTggaggcagagccaggatttgggGCTGACTCCAAAGCCCAGAACTCTTGCCATTATCCCCACATTGTTCGAGTTTgcaaaattagctggagaaaacACAGATGCTTTTCTCCTAAAAGCGGTCATTAGAGAGCCAGGACATTCTTAAGCCAAGGCACTATAGCTGTGACACCTGAACCAAGTTAGAGGCCCACctgtaaatcaaagaaaaaaaaagtgagatgcACGCATTCTCTGCGCGCCCTTAacaaaaaccaaagaaacaaaaaccaactGAAGTCCGAActaaaaattaaggatttgacaTGCTGgtggaagaaaaaagtaattaaagaaaTTTCGAAAgttagtgaattaaaaaaaataataaattatagcaCCCATCTGTGCCAACACGGACATCTGGCGATCTGTGGAGTCTTAATTACCTCTTTACGCCATAGGCCATATTAAGCAAATTGTCCAGcctgaaaagagaaggagggtCTCGGGGTTAATTTCTCACAGATGGCAAGATTGAGCAATGGAACGATTCATTCTGATGGCCCCCTTGTCAGAGAAGAGACGCTCAAGCACTTCCCCCAAAAGGCCTCCTAAGCTCCACGAGTGGCAGCTGCCCCTCTCAGGCCCTCAACATGGTGGGATGCCCGGTGGAGAGCCACTCGGGGAAAAAAGCCTGCTCGGTCTCTGTCTCGCCCCCTCTCTTTCCAGGTCTGTAGTGGCAACTAAAAATCATTCCTTATCCCACTCCACCCTCTGGGcctttttccttaatttctgAATTTTATGTTGGGTATAAAATAATGGTTCATGCTGTTTCCCTGCGATCAAACTTGTGGATAAAAGATTTCTGTTTGAAATGAACCAGTGGCACACCCATCTGCACCCTTCCGAACTTATCCCTTTTTTGGAGTGGTGGAGGGCAGAAAGGAGcagagaagaacaaaaaagcCCAAGCAGGAGCTGAAAGGGGCTCGTCCAAACCACCCTTCCTGGGTGAATGGCCAGCAGGCTCTAAGCCACCTCCCAGCCCGCCCTCCCCGGGAAAAGCTGCTCCCACCCCGGGGGCAGCAGTAGCCATGGTTTCCATTATTAGAAACCTCCAGGAGAGGGTTTTTTACATAAATACTGTATGTGCGCTCACACAAAGTAAAAATTAGGTGACTTGGATGCTTGGTGAGGAAGAAATCATTAGCAATTTCAGCTCCCATTATTATTCCTGGCAATGGAGAGGACTCCAAAAAAGCTAATTGTCTCTCTTGACCCCCACCCCAGGCCAGTCCTTCCTGCTACATTCCTAGGAGATCCTGGATAATGAAAATCACCCTTTAATTAAGGGAGGAGaatgaaagggggagggaaaaaggggggTGAGAGTGTTACAGGAAATGTATTAGGGGCCATTAAGAGAATAGCTCCCCCTTCCCATTAGTGACAGACCAGGCCTTCAACTAAGTAAGTCACAGGAAGATTCCCcgctcccccaccaaaaaaagggGGAGCAGCTACATAGGGCTTCTGTCCATCAGAAGCAGACATCCGGTGGTAATGACCCCAGGAAGCTAATTAGGGCTGGAATAAAGCTTCCCAAATTGTGTTCTAGGCCACCAGGATCTTAGGGTAGACACAGCAGCTGGGATCAAGGCTGCGTGCCCCAATGGGAGCTACTTGCTGGGGAACAGAACCAGACTCTGCCCTTTGCCTGAGATGCCAGGTGAAAAGTCAGAGGAAGAAGCCTTCGGGGTCAGAAGGTCATCCAGTCCACTCCCCACCACAGAAGGAAGTGTCCGGCCTAAGGTCATAGTGAACAGATGACCTTATTTTAGTAATTAATCTCACTGGGTTTTTtgggtctgtttttgcttttttaattctatcatattccttgccttctcagtgggtggagAAAGggttggagggagagagagaattgggaactcaacattttaaaaagtgaatgtcagaataaaatagaattattttttaaaattccctctttctttctgtcttcccctCTCCCAACCCCATCTATTTGTCTCTCTCCACAGTCAAAAAGTATGAGAGCTGAGGGCGACCCCATTCACTGATGGGATTCACTGATCCGATGACCCCAGAAAAGCGATGTCTGCACGCCTGCATGGCCTTAGTCCAGGCTCTGGCAGCCCGGCCCTTGGGGGCCTCGCTCTCCCGTACCTGAATCTCTGGGCCTGGTGGTGCAGAGGCCCCGGGTAGCGTCTATTGGGCGACTGGTAGAGCTGGGAGAGCAGGGCCTGGCTCGTTTTCTGGCTGGGGTTGTTGGCAAACTTCACAGTAATGGGTTCCGTAGCACCGCTGGGCTTCTGGCCATTCAAGCCTTTGATGGCTTCTTCTGCCTCTATTCTCTTGTCGAAGCGGATGAATCCCACACCTCGAGAGACACCTGGGCAGGAAGGAGACCAGGTTAAAAAAGCAGCAAAAAACCAGAATCATCCAGGTccgaagggaaaaaagaaacggACCCCATACCATCTCATTTGAAAgcacataagctccttgaggcttTACTCTCGGCCCAGCCCAAGTAAGGATTCCATAAATGTTTGCCGATGGAATGAGTGATCTCTTCTGGCAAGCTGTACAGGGTTCAGCatgcagtaggtacttaataaatgctttgtcaaAACTAAATGCATGTTACCTATGAAGAGGAACATTTCCAGCTAATGCTAGTCTGAGTAGCCACACCTGAGGCGGGGCAGAGAAAGGAGATGGGGCCCAGTCAGGTTCAGGGATTCTGGGTCCAAATGGGGGTTCTCTTCTACAGTAGGAGCAAAGTGACTCTCAGAGAGGTTGGGTAATTCATACAATAAGTATAGGGGAAGGACACAGACTTGGGCCTCCTAGTGAGTGGGACCCTAAAGACCCTAGCATTTAGTCCTAGAGAACATCCAGAGCACAGTTGGGTCTGGGGACCCAACTAATGGAACCAGAACTCAGATGGACACCAGATCTGGATTCAAGGCTGACATCTGAGGGAGGGATGAAAACTGCTGTGGCTGGACCCAAAAAGCAGGACTCAACAAGGAAGGGAGGCCTCCAAAAGGTAAACTGAGGTTTCATTTCAAGGAAGCTTCTTAGCATACAGAGCCTTCCAAAGGAGAACAAAATGCCAGGGGCAGGAGGGGGCTTCCCTTTCCAAGAAACTGGATGGCTACCATTTGACCAAAGATTTCTATGATCTTTTCTGGCAGGAAGACCAGGGTCCTCCTCCCACTCTCTGGAGCCACGGGAGAAGATGTTCCTTTTGATCCACTACTAAAGCATCTACCAAAAGGACTCTAATGCAAACATATTAAATACCCTCTTGGTAAAGTGCTGAAGGCTCACAGGGTGAAGGCTGCATTGGCATGGGGCTCAGATGCAAGGGGGCTGGTTGGTAAGCAGCCTCTAGGGCAGTTGGGACACTCACGCCAAAGGGGGGAGGGTCCCATGTGGTACCTGCCACAAAGCTGGTCTGTATTACCTGTATCCTTACATACCCTGCTAATGATGAGCCTACTATCTAGCGTAGGCAAAGAGCTGGACACCCctggaaggggagaaggaaaaggtaagAGCTTATTTAAAGGGGGATgattagctttaattttttcagttataaGACCTGGTTTTAAATGCCAACTTTGCTAACAGGGTCACTGTGGGATCTCTGGCcaaatttcctcatgtgtaaaaggaGGTGTTAAAATGaacttaaaaatactttaattcaACCAGTCACCTTCATCCATTTGTTGCTGAGCAAACTAGACATCAAGGAAGatatatgtgtgtctctgtgtttctacACCCACTTTGGAGGTTATAGAtagagatgtagatatagataatttatacatatgtatgcgtatatacacacacacaaacacattaaaCACAGGGGACTATACATACACAGACACCTCCCTTAAACATGACTTGAGGCCTttaatagaacataagctccctAAGGGCAGGGACCAAGAATTCATTTGATTATTCTTTCCCAAGGTAGAACACAGAACAGTATTTACAGGACGCTTGTTGACAACTGACTGAGTGCCTGAGGTCATTCCTGGCTTGAAATGGAGCTCAGAAGCTTAGCCACTATCTCTGAGCAA includes:
- the ELAVL4 gene encoding ELAV-like protein 4 isoform X7, whose translation is MEPQVSNGPTSNTTNGPSSNSRNCPSPMQTGATTDDSKTNLIVNYLPQNMTQEEFRSLFGSIGEIESCKLVRDKITGQSLGYGFVNYIDPKDAEKAINTLNGLRLQTKTIKVSYARPSSASIRDANLYVSGLPKTMTQKELEQLFSQYGRIITSRILVDQVTGVSRGVGFIRFDKRIEAEEAIKGLNGQKPSGATEPITVKFANNPSQKTSQALLSQLYQSPNRRYPGPLHHQAQRFRLDNLLNMAYGVKRFSPITIDGMTSLVGMNIPGHTGTGWCIFVYNLSPDSDESVLWQLFGPFGAVNNVKVIRDFNTNKCKGFGFVTMTNYDEAAMAIASLNGYRLGDRVLQVSFKTNKTHKS
- the ELAVL4 gene encoding ELAV-like protein 4 isoform X6 gives rise to the protein MRLKNRIISTMEPQVSNGPTSNTTNGPSSNSRNCPSPMQTGATTDDSKTNLIVNYLPQNMTQEEFRSLFGSIGEIESCKLVRDKITGQSLGYGFVNYIDPKDAEKAINTLNGLRLQTKTIKVSYARPSSASIRDANLYVSGLPKTMTQKELEQLFSQYGRIITSRILVDQVTGVSRGVGFIRFDKRIEAEEAIKGLNGQKPSGATEPITVKFANNPSQKTSQALLSQLYQSPNRRYPGPLHHQAQRFRLDNLLNMAYGVKRFSPITIDGMTSLVGMNIPGHTGTGWCIFVYNLSPDSDESVLWQLFGPFGAVNNVKVIRDFNTNKCKGFGFVTMTNYDEAAMAIASLNGYRLGDRVLQVSFKTNKTHKS
- the ELAVL4 gene encoding ELAV-like protein 4 isoform X5, coding for MECNGFDMIISTMEPQVSNGPTSNTTNGPSSNSRNCPSPMQTGATTDDSKTNLIVNYLPQNMTQEEFRSLFGSIGEIESCKLVRDKITGQSLGYGFVNYIDPKDAEKAINTLNGLRLQTKTIKVSYARPSSASIRDANLYVSGLPKTMTQKELEQLFSQYGRIITSRILVDQVTGVSRGVGFIRFDKRIEAEEAIKGLNGQKPSGATEPITVKFANNPSQKTSQALLSQLYQSPNRRYPGPLHHQAQRFRLDNLLNMAYGVKRFSPITIDGMTSLVGMNIPGHTGTGWCIFVYNLSPDSDESVLWQLFGPFGAVNNVKVIRDFNTNKCKGFGFVTMTNYDEAAMAIASLNGYRLGDRVLQVSFKTNKTHKS
- the ELAVL4 gene encoding ELAV-like protein 4 isoform X1 → MVMIISTMEPQVSNGPTSNTTNGPSSNSRNCPSPMQTGATTDDSKTNLIVNYLPQNMTQEEFRSLFGSIGEIESCKLVRDKITGQSLGYGFVNYIDPKDAEKAINTLNGLRLQTKTIKVSYARPSSASIRDANLYVSGLPKTMTQKELEQLFSQYGRIITSRILVDQVTGVSRGVGFIRFDKRIEAEEAIKGLNGQKPSGATEPITVKFANNPSQKTSQALLSQLYQSPNRRYPGPLHHQAQRFRLDNLLNMAYGVKRFSPITIDGMTSLVGMNIPGHTGTGWCIFVYNLSPDSDESVLWQLFGPFGAVNNVKVIRDFNTNKCKGFGFVTMTNYDEAAMAIASLNGYRLGDRVLQVSFKTNKTHKS
- the ELAVL4 gene encoding ELAV-like protein 4 isoform X8 produces the protein MMNRMWALALGKLTVQYEGQSLGYGFVNYIDPKDAEKAINTLNGLRLQTKTIKVSYARPSSASIRDANLYVSGLPKTMTQKELEQLFSQYGRIITSRILVDQVTGVSRGVGFIRFDKRIEAEEAIKGLNGQKPSGATEPITVKFANNPSQKTSQALLSQLYQSPNRRYPGPLHHQAQRFRLDNLLNMAYGVKRFSPITIDGMTSLVGMNIPGHTGTGWCIFVYNLSPDSDESVLWQLFGPFGAVNNVKVIRDFNTNKCKGFGFVTMTNYDEAAMAIASLNGYRLGDRVLQVSFKTNKTHKS
- the ELAVL4 gene encoding ELAV-like protein 4 isoform X4; amino-acid sequence: MGSGWRNPWAVQGRKIISTMEPQVSNGPTSNTTNGPSSNSRNCPSPMQTGATTDDSKTNLIVNYLPQNMTQEEFRSLFGSIGEIESCKLVRDKITGQSLGYGFVNYIDPKDAEKAINTLNGLRLQTKTIKVSYARPSSASIRDANLYVSGLPKTMTQKELEQLFSQYGRIITSRILVDQVTGVSRGVGFIRFDKRIEAEEAIKGLNGQKPSGATEPITVKFANNPSQKTSQALLSQLYQSPNRRYPGPLHHQAQRFRLDNLLNMAYGVKRFSPITIDGMTSLVGMNIPGHTGTGWCIFVYNLSPDSDESVLWQLFGPFGAVNNVKVIRDFNTNKCKGFGFVTMTNYDEAAMAIASLNGYRLGDRVLQVSFKTNKTHKS
- the ELAVL4 gene encoding ELAV-like protein 4 isoform X3, with protein sequence MFEISRTLNAALLSTEIISTMEPQVSNGPTSNTTNGPSSNSRNCPSPMQTGATTDDSKTNLIVNYLPQNMTQEEFRSLFGSIGEIESCKLVRDKITGQSLGYGFVNYIDPKDAEKAINTLNGLRLQTKTIKVSYARPSSASIRDANLYVSGLPKTMTQKELEQLFSQYGRIITSRILVDQVTGVSRGVGFIRFDKRIEAEEAIKGLNGQKPSGATEPITVKFANNPSQKTSQALLSQLYQSPNRRYPGPLHHQAQRFRLDNLLNMAYGVKRFSPITIDGMTSLVGMNIPGHTGTGWCIFVYNLSPDSDESVLWQLFGPFGAVNNVKVIRDFNTNKCKGFGFVTMTNYDEAAMAIASLNGYRLGDRVLQVSFKTNKTHKS